The following proteins are co-located in the Desulfatitalea tepidiphila genome:
- a CDS encoding ABC transporter ATP-binding protein — MILTRNLTRIYTVGGCSVAGINGVDLVIAPAELVVLKGNSGSGKSTLLSLLAGLDRPTSGDLLVAGHDLGNRRATDLTDFRRNVVGMVFQSFNLLPTLNVLENVLLPALLAARPAEPARRKAEELLDWLGLKSRRDHFPAQLSGGEMQRTAIARALINDPELILADEPTGNLDSRNGRMVMDLLAELNRRSGCTVLIATHSDLADALATRRIFLSDGALREDACEA; from the coding sequence TTGATCCTGACACGCAACCTCACGCGGATTTACACCGTGGGTGGCTGCTCGGTCGCAGGCATCAATGGGGTTGACCTGGTTATCGCCCCCGCCGAGCTGGTGGTCCTGAAAGGCAACAGCGGATCGGGCAAGAGCACGCTGCTGTCGCTTTTGGCAGGACTCGACCGTCCGACTTCGGGCGATTTGCTGGTCGCCGGCCACGATCTCGGCAACCGTCGGGCCACCGACCTGACCGATTTTCGCCGCAACGTGGTGGGGATGGTCTTCCAGTCCTTCAACCTGCTGCCCACCTTGAACGTTCTGGAAAATGTGCTGTTGCCCGCATTGCTCGCCGCCCGGCCGGCCGAACCCGCGCGGCGCAAGGCTGAGGAGTTGCTCGATTGGCTGGGATTGAAGTCCCGCCGCGATCATTTTCCGGCGCAGCTCTCCGGTGGCGAGATGCAACGCACGGCCATCGCCCGCGCGCTGATCAACGACCCGGAGCTGATCCTGGCCGACGAGCCCACCGGCAACCTCGACAGCCGCAACGGCCGCATGGTGATGGATCTTCTGGCCGAACTCAACCGCAGATCCGGCTGCACGGTGCTCATCGCCACGCACAGCGATCTGGCCGACGCGCTGGCCACGCGGAGGATCTTTTTGAGCGACGGTGCCCTTCGGGAAGACGCATGCGAAGCCTGA
- a CDS encoding MFS transporter: MPVSPNSMRIGRLMGGVILAEIFSMTAFSTFAVTLVDFTRIWQLDSAQAGWISGAYFAGYVAAVPLLVGLTDRVDARRIYFLASLLGMAGGVGFSLLADGQASAMLFRAVAGASLAGTYMPGLRIITERLTGPARLRAVPYYTASFGIGVSLSFLFSGWLAQILHWRWVFAVSGLSSALAILLVAIGTAGIPSNIESPAPGPRRHPLDLRPVFRNRDALAYILAYGGHCWELFALRSWLPAYLLFAWQHAQSGLAGTAPSRWSMAIVLIGVPASIIGAEVASQRGRVRLIRWICLFACIFGVVAGLMGNLSFVSAVTALFAYNFLITADSGALTTGAVAAARPGEQGATLAVHSIVGFLGGGVGPVVVGWGLDMGGGITEGRGWLVAFLAMIAGSAFAFLAISGRSGQKPVDSSSPSSSN, from the coding sequence ATGCCTGTGAGTCCAAACAGCATGCGCATAGGCCGGCTCATGGGCGGGGTGATTCTGGCCGAAATTTTCAGCATGACCGCTTTTTCGACCTTTGCCGTCACCCTCGTCGACTTTACCCGCATCTGGCAACTCGACTCGGCCCAGGCCGGTTGGATCAGCGGCGCCTATTTTGCCGGCTATGTCGCGGCCGTTCCACTCCTGGTGGGACTGACCGACCGCGTCGATGCGCGGCGCATTTACTTTCTGGCTTCGCTGCTGGGTATGGCCGGCGGGGTGGGTTTTTCCCTGCTGGCCGACGGCCAGGCCAGCGCCATGCTGTTTCGCGCCGTGGCCGGAGCGTCGCTGGCCGGCACCTATATGCCGGGGCTGCGCATCATCACCGAGCGTCTGACAGGGCCGGCGCGTCTGCGGGCCGTACCCTACTATACGGCGAGTTTCGGGATCGGCGTCAGCCTCTCCTTTCTCTTCAGCGGTTGGCTGGCCCAGATTCTCCACTGGCGCTGGGTCTTCGCCGTCAGTGGGCTGAGTTCCGCCCTGGCCATTTTGCTGGTGGCGATCGGCACGGCCGGCATCCCGTCCAACATCGAATCCCCTGCCCCGGGGCCGCGACGGCATCCGCTCGACCTTCGACCGGTCTTCCGGAACCGTGACGCGCTCGCCTATATCCTGGCCTATGGCGGCCATTGCTGGGAGCTGTTCGCCCTCAGATCCTGGCTGCCCGCCTACCTTCTGTTCGCATGGCAACACGCCCAAAGCGGTCTTGCCGGAACGGCCCCATCCCGCTGGTCGATGGCCATCGTGCTCATCGGTGTTCCTGCCAGCATCATCGGCGCTGAAGTGGCTTCCCAGCGGGGACGGGTGCGGCTGATTCGATGGATCTGCCTTTTCGCCTGCATCTTCGGGGTCGTGGCCGGCCTGATGGGTAATCTCTCCTTCGTTTCGGCGGTGACGGCGCTTTTCGCCTACAATTTTCTCATTACCGCGGATTCCGGAGCCTTGACCACCGGTGCCGTCGCCGCCGCACGGCCCGGAGAGCAGGGCGCCACCCTGGCGGTACACTCCATCGTCGGATTTTTAGGCGGCGGGGTCGGACCGGTGGTCGTCGGATGGGGTCTGGATATGGGCGGCGGCATCACCGAGGGCAGGGGCTGGCTGGTGGCTTTCCTGGCGATGATTGCAGGTTCGGCATTTGCTTTCCTGGCCATTTCCGGTCGATCCGGCCAAAAACCGGTGGATTCATCGAGTCCCAGCAGTTCCAACTGA
- a CDS encoding lipocalin-like domain-containing protein, giving the protein MILSDEKMGPLARMLAAALVLWLSMGVTRVCGADNTAGYLQVTGPCGLTFPRDHAPHPGFRTEWWYYTGNLLTGTGRPIGFQLTFFRHQLAPPGTRADWPHPHAAWRADQLYLAHAAVSDISGKRHLQAGKASREALGMAGWEAEGSDLRIFLNDWQAVLGPDGHRLEASCEAFSFRLALTPMKAPVRHGIDGYSRKGATPERASCYYSLTRLETTGTVTIAGEPPVAVDGLSWMDHEFSTSPLAPGTIGWDWFSLQLSDGSDVMIFLLRREDGSIDPASGGTFVDALGAPQPIEFGGFEVEVRDTWRSRRSGARYPSSWRVKIPSARIDVAVTANLPDQEMHLDDLTGIAYWEGSVSVAGRKAGSPVEGRGYVELTGYAATFEALK; this is encoded by the coding sequence ATGATACTGTCAGATGAGAAAATGGGTCCTCTGGCCCGGATGCTCGCCGCCGCCCTCGTTTTGTGGTTGTCGATGGGGGTGACGCGCGTCTGCGGTGCAGACAACACGGCGGGGTATCTCCAGGTCACCGGTCCCTGCGGATTGACCTTCCCGCGTGATCACGCCCCTCACCCGGGATTCCGCACCGAATGGTGGTACTATACGGGCAACCTGCTCACCGGCACCGGTCGACCGATCGGATTCCAGCTCACCTTCTTCCGCCACCAATTGGCCCCCCCTGGCACCCGAGCCGATTGGCCGCATCCGCATGCCGCCTGGCGTGCCGATCAGCTTTACCTGGCCCATGCGGCGGTATCGGACATCTCCGGCAAGCGGCATCTACAGGCCGGCAAGGCCTCCCGAGAGGCGCTCGGCATGGCCGGCTGGGAAGCGGAGGGCAGCGACCTGAGGATTTTCTTGAACGATTGGCAGGCCGTCCTGGGGCCCGATGGACACCGCCTTGAAGCCTCGTGCGAGGCGTTCTCCTTTCGGCTCGCGCTCACGCCCATGAAGGCGCCGGTGCGGCACGGTATCGACGGCTACAGCCGAAAGGGGGCCACGCCCGAGCGCGCCAGTTGCTACTATTCCCTGACCCGTCTCGAGACGACCGGCACCGTGACCATCGCCGGTGAACCGCCGGTTGCCGTGGATGGGCTGAGTTGGATGGACCATGAGTTCAGTACCTCGCCCCTGGCGCCCGGTACCATCGGTTGGGACTGGTTCAGCCTTCAGTTGTCCGATGGCAGCGATGTGATGATCTTTCTGCTGCGACGCGAGGACGGCAGCATCGACCCAGCCTCCGGCGGGACCTTCGTCGACGCGCTCGGCGCGCCGCAGCCGATCGAATTCGGAGGTTTCGAGGTGGAGGTGCGCGACACTTGGCGCAGCCGGCGTTCCGGGGCACGCTACCCTTCCAGTTGGCGGGTGAAGATCCCGTCCGCCAGGATCGATGTGGCCGTCACCGCAAATCTGCCGGACCAGGAGATGCATCTGGACGACCTGACCGGTATTGCTTACTGGGAGGGCAGTGTTTCGGTGGCCGGGCGCAAAGCGGGCAGTCCGGTCGAAGGCCGTGGCTACGTGGAGCTGACCGGTTATGCCGCCACCTTCGAAGCCCTGAAGTGA
- a CDS encoding FtsX-like permease family protein yields the protein MRSLNFFVRVFVWFSVRNLSRHPGRALIVVLGIALGAAVFTSVRISVHASLDAFNRSMAQVAGAAEKVVVQPGGYVPETVIPILARHAAVSRFSPVLTTYVRPARSPVDVFLLIGIDPILDRDFRQWQLDQGNGARGEIPWADLIAEPYTLILSQPLAAELGVAAGGRVELDHNRGTCTFRVLATLNPEGLALVEGGRVAITDIATYQEFTGLLGGVDRIDLIFRPGTTAQEIDHLASALPESLAMNPPSAARDSGNAMIRAYQLNLSVLSFISLFVGMFLVYSLVALNAAARRRELAVMRSLGASPGMLFRLFLAEGALLGLAGWLVAIPLSGLMVNYLVSVVSRTISTLFVRVQPESLALSAWEVLFSFGTTLFVSVMAAYQPARAAMGIAPKEAMEIGQLMPQGRYTARRLVLPAMGCIAACAPLSLMRGIAGIPIPGYLAILLLFAGFSLLAPWMLKGLGRLLAPGLRRVAGIAAYLAGCYLRSSGTRISVSVGALITAVALFTSLVIMIHSFRRTVELWVAQTVSGDLFVTTKMGEINRYRFPISEEIIAGLQRLAPEADFVESRRYQLRYEGFPYELEVLGMRTFLRHGGFVWLKGDPETILPRLERGDGVLVSEVFSNRTGLTVGDRLHAQIENSRVVLPVLGVVRDYRTDGGIVFYSWHRFRELFHDPGWSGVRFYFQNRGPDLDDRVVRLRNEITRRYGERLDMVSGKALRQSILEIFDETFAVTTILLFIALVVAALGITTTLSILVLERTRQLNTIAAVGGSEAQIRGIILWEAAYLVTVGEIAGLACGFVLSYLLVYVINRQSFGWTFLYTVDWGALAYSLPLIGLTALGAAIPAVRSVLRQPPATLLRER from the coding sequence ATGCGAAGCCTGAACTTCTTCGTACGGGTATTCGTCTGGTTCAGCGTACGCAACCTGAGCCGGCATCCCGGCCGGGCGCTGATCGTGGTTTTGGGGATTGCGCTGGGCGCCGCTGTATTCACCAGTGTGCGGATTTCCGTGCATGCTTCGCTCGACGCGTTCAACCGCAGCATGGCGCAAGTGGCCGGCGCCGCCGAAAAGGTGGTGGTGCAACCCGGGGGATATGTCCCCGAGACGGTGATTCCCATTCTGGCACGCCATGCCGCAGTGTCCCGTTTTTCGCCTGTGCTGACCACCTATGTCCGACCGGCCCGGAGCCCGGTGGACGTTTTTCTCCTGATCGGCATCGATCCGATCCTCGACCGAGACTTCCGACAATGGCAACTGGATCAAGGGAACGGCGCGCGCGGGGAGATTCCCTGGGCCGACCTCATCGCCGAGCCGTATACCCTCATATTGAGCCAACCCCTGGCAGCTGAATTGGGGGTGGCTGCCGGCGGCCGGGTCGAACTGGACCACAATCGGGGCACCTGTACCTTTCGCGTGCTGGCGACCCTGAACCCGGAAGGCCTGGCGCTGGTGGAAGGCGGACGGGTGGCCATCACGGACATCGCCACCTACCAGGAGTTCACCGGTCTGCTGGGCGGCGTGGATCGAATCGATCTGATCTTCCGACCCGGCACCACCGCTCAGGAGATCGACCATCTCGCTTCGGCGCTGCCCGAGAGCCTGGCCATGAACCCGCCATCGGCGGCACGGGACAGCGGCAACGCCATGATCCGGGCCTATCAGTTGAATCTGTCGGTCCTGAGCTTCATTTCGCTGTTCGTCGGTATGTTTCTGGTCTACAGCCTGGTTGCCCTCAATGCGGCCGCGAGACGGCGGGAACTGGCGGTGATGCGCTCTTTGGGGGCTTCGCCCGGCATGCTCTTCCGTCTCTTTCTGGCCGAAGGGGCCCTGCTCGGCCTGGCAGGCTGGCTCGTGGCCATCCCGCTCAGCGGCCTGATGGTCAACTATCTCGTGAGCGTGGTCAGTCGGACGATTTCCACCCTCTTCGTGCGGGTCCAGCCCGAGTCCCTGGCCCTCAGTGCCTGGGAAGTGCTCTTCAGTTTCGGGACGACGCTTTTCGTGTCTGTCATGGCGGCCTACCAGCCGGCCCGAGCGGCTATGGGGATCGCCCCCAAGGAGGCCATGGAGATTGGTCAGCTCATGCCCCAGGGACGGTATACGGCCCGGCGCCTCGTCCTGCCGGCCATGGGCTGTATCGCAGCCTGTGCCCCCCTGTCGCTCATGCGCGGGATAGCGGGAATTCCCATTCCCGGCTACCTGGCGATCCTGCTGCTGTTCGCGGGGTTTTCGCTGCTTGCCCCGTGGATGTTGAAGGGTTTGGGCCGGCTGCTTGCGCCCGGATTGCGCCGCGTGGCCGGCATTGCGGCCTACCTGGCCGGGTGCTACCTCCGGTCGAGCGGGACGCGAATTTCGGTTTCGGTGGGCGCTCTCATTACGGCCGTGGCCCTCTTTACTTCCCTGGTGATCATGATCCACAGCTTTCGCCGCACGGTCGAGCTTTGGGTGGCGCAGACGGTGAGCGGAGATCTGTTCGTCACCACCAAGATGGGGGAGATCAACCGGTATCGCTTTCCGATTTCCGAAGAGATCATCGCCGGCCTGCAGCGACTGGCCCCGGAGGCGGATTTCGTCGAGAGCCGCCGCTACCAGTTGCGCTACGAGGGATTCCCTTACGAATTAGAGGTGCTCGGCATGCGGACCTTCCTGCGTCACGGTGGCTTCGTCTGGTTGAAGGGCGATCCCGAAACGATCCTTCCTCGGCTCGAAAGGGGCGATGGCGTGCTCGTTTCGGAAGTGTTTTCCAATCGGACGGGGCTGACCGTCGGGGACCGCCTCCATGCCCAAATCGAAAATTCCCGCGTGGTGCTGCCGGTCCTGGGCGTGGTGCGCGACTACCGGACCGACGGCGGGATCGTTTTCTACTCCTGGCACCGGTTCAGGGAACTATTCCACGACCCCGGGTGGAGCGGCGTGCGATTCTATTTTCAAAACCGCGGTCCGGATCTGGACGACCGGGTGGTGCGGCTGCGCAACGAGATCACCCGGCGATACGGCGAGCGCCTCGACATGGTGAGCGGCAAAGCATTGCGGCAGTCGATCCTCGAGATTTTCGACGAAACGTTTGCCGTAACGACCATTCTGCTGTTCATCGCCCTCGTCGTGGCCGCCCTCGGCATTACCACCACGCTTTCGATCCTGGTGCTGGAACGAACGCGACAGCTCAACACGATTGCCGCCGTGGGGGGAAGCGAGGCGCAGATCCGCGGCATCATCTTGTGGGAGGCCGCCTACCTGGTGACCGTCGGGGAAATCGCCGGCCTGGCCTGCGGGTTCGTCCTCTCCTACCTGCTGGTATACGTGATCAACCGGCAGTCGTTCGGCTGGACCTTTCTGTACACCGTCGATTGGGGGGCTCTGGCCTACTCGCTGCCCCTGATCGGGTTGACCGCTCTCGGAGCGGCGATTCCGGCCGTACGGTCGGTCTTGCGCCAGCCGCCGGCGACCCTGCTGAGGGAACGATGA
- a CDS encoding chloride channel protein: protein MPQTPARGDIRRTIGGRLKTLNLARATTWSFYFIAIGLIAGLGSIVFHYLCQLGIHYFLDLLAGYRPPAPAGEHHLLTPTSVPFNRWVLLFLPAFGGLLSGWLVYTFAPEAEGHGTDAAIEAYHNKGGYIRGRIPLIKMIASAITLTTGGSGGREGPIAQIGAGFGAFLATTLKLSDRERRIMLAAGIGAGVGSIFRAPLAGALFAAEVLYRDPEFESDVIIPAGITSVVAYCLFCLVFGWGSLFDSPPFKFQNPLELGPYVVLALVLAGTGILYIKSFYGTIRIFRIFKKIPNHLKPAIGGLLTGIIGFFLPHTLAFGYGFAQQAIHNELTVPFLLSLALGKILTTSFSIGSGGSGGVFGPSVVIGGAMGGAVGKLFHMWMPGVVTQPGAFVVVGMAGFFTAVSNTPISTIIFVSEMTNSYHLLLPSLLVCSVAYLVSRRWTIYSRQVKNKLDSPAHAGEFFVDILQSIRVGDLLPMVKMVTLIPQNMTFQDFKRTFAQTRQHYFPVVDDNQRLVGIFSINDIREVLFSPDIQYLVVMKDVGTSDIIVTTPEEDLNSVMKKFTVRNIDSLPVVKSDDHGILLGMLNRREVISFYNQKVSEMESRRIAGAG, encoded by the coding sequence ATGCCACAGACACCAGCCAGAGGTGACATCCGCCGAACCATCGGGGGCAGGCTCAAAACCCTGAACCTCGCCCGGGCGACCACCTGGTCTTTCTATTTCATCGCCATCGGCCTCATCGCCGGCCTGGGGTCCATCGTCTTTCATTACCTGTGCCAGCTGGGCATTCACTACTTCCTCGATTTGCTCGCCGGATACCGTCCTCCCGCGCCGGCCGGCGAACACCACCTGCTGACCCCGACGTCGGTACCCTTCAACCGGTGGGTGCTGTTGTTTCTGCCCGCATTCGGCGGCCTCCTGAGCGGTTGGCTGGTCTATACCTTTGCCCCGGAAGCGGAGGGACACGGCACGGACGCCGCCATCGAGGCTTACCACAATAAGGGCGGCTATATCAGGGGCCGGATCCCCCTCATCAAGATGATCGCCTCGGCGATCACCCTGACCACCGGCGGTTCGGGAGGCAGGGAAGGCCCCATCGCCCAAATCGGGGCCGGTTTCGGCGCCTTTCTCGCCACCACCCTGAAGCTCTCCGACCGCGAGCGGCGCATCATGCTGGCCGCCGGCATCGGCGCCGGGGTGGGCAGCATCTTCCGAGCGCCGCTGGCCGGCGCCCTTTTCGCGGCCGAAGTACTATACCGCGATCCAGAATTCGAATCGGATGTCATCATCCCGGCGGGCATCACCTCGGTGGTGGCTTACTGCCTCTTCTGCCTGGTCTTCGGCTGGGGGTCGCTCTTCGACTCGCCGCCGTTCAAATTTCAAAATCCGCTGGAACTCGGTCCTTACGTGGTGCTCGCCCTGGTCCTGGCCGGAACCGGCATCTTGTACATCAAGTCTTTTTATGGGACCATCCGCATCTTCCGGATCTTCAAAAAAATCCCCAACCATCTCAAACCGGCCATCGGAGGTCTGTTGACCGGCATCATCGGTTTCTTCCTGCCCCACACCCTGGCCTTTGGTTACGGATTCGCCCAGCAGGCCATCCACAACGAACTGACGGTGCCGTTTCTGCTGTCCCTGGCCCTGGGCAAAATTCTGACCACATCTTTTTCCATCGGGTCCGGCGGCAGCGGCGGCGTTTTCGGACCATCTGTCGTCATAGGCGGGGCCATGGGGGGTGCGGTAGGCAAGCTCTTTCACATGTGGATGCCGGGTGTGGTCACCCAGCCCGGGGCCTTTGTCGTGGTAGGCATGGCCGGCTTTTTCACGGCCGTTTCCAACACCCCCATCTCCACCATCATCTTCGTCAGCGAGATGACCAACTCCTATCATCTGTTGCTGCCCAGCCTGCTGGTCTGCTCAGTGGCCTATCTGGTCTCACGCCGCTGGACCATCTATAGCCGACAGGTGAAAAACAAACTCGATTCGCCGGCCCACGCCGGAGAATTTTTTGTGGATATCCTTCAGTCGATCCGGGTCGGCGACCTCCTGCCCATGGTGAAAATGGTGACCCTGATTCCTCAAAACATGACGTTCCAGGATTTCAAGCGCACCTTTGCCCAAACCCGGCAGCACTACTTCCCGGTCGTGGATGACAACCAACGTCTGGTGGGCATCTTTTCGATCAATGATATCCGGGAGGTCCTGTTCTCGCCGGACATCCAGTACCTGGTGGTGATGAAAGATGTGGGCACCTCGGACATCATCGTGACGACGCCGGAAGAGGACTTGAATAGCGTGATGAAAAAATTCACCGTCCGCAACATCGACAGCCTGCCGGTGGTCAAAAGCGATGATCACGGCATTCTGCTGGGCATGCTCAACCGTCGCGAAGTGATCTCCTTTTACAACCAGAAGGTTTCCGAGATGGAATCGCGGCGCATCGCCGGGGCCGGTTAG
- a CDS encoding Lon protease family protein, producing the protein MYESELKPHQLYHRCDLDTLPFDTTDDFNNMSPAGQLIGQPRAEQALEFGMGIQQEGYNIFALGAQGTGKHTFIRDVLQRRAGHEAVPPDVCYVNNFDQRHVPRLLLLDPGQGKALADDMKKLVEDVRNAMQSAVENEAYQNRAQAIAEEFKEKQMRAFEELRRKAREKNLVALPTPSGLAFAPAKEGTEEGLSQEEYEQLSDQEKKRIQESAEEMHKEAQRIAQNFPQWQRETREKQKTFNREVTEYAIRPLIDELKTKFANNGKVVDYLGSVHDDLIENVQELFPGRQQQEVQQQIQMALQGMDDAGIGAGGIKNPAERRYYVNVLVDHSKTEGAPVVYEQNPTYLNLFGRVEHLSQMGVLLTDFTMIRAGALHRANGGYLIMDALKLVREPFAWDGLKRTLQSGNLKIESIGQMYSLISTVMLEPEALPVKVKVVLTGIPLLYYLLRHYDPDFGDLFKVSADFAQQMDRTDENQHAFVRLMAGIVRHEKLLPFKREAVGRVIERGSRLIDDAQKMSIHMESMTNLLRESDYWARQDGAASVEAGHVQKAVDSWIFRSDRLRERMQEQIQRDIVMIDCDGAAVGQVNGLSVVSLGDFAFGRPSRITARIRLGKGEVVDIEREVDMGGPIHSKGVLILSGFMGGRYALDHPLSLSASLVFEQSYGGIEGDSASSAELYALLSAIADVPLRQAVAVTGSVNQYGRVQPIGGVNEKIEGFFDICRSRGLTGGQGVLIPAANVQHLMLRQDVIDAVQAGTFHIHAVQTIDQGIEILTGMAAGVADGSGQYPENTVNCKVQQRLKMFAERQQQFVRESQAPKEA; encoded by the coding sequence ATGTATGAATCGGAATTGAAACCGCATCAACTCTACCACCGATGTGATCTCGACACCCTGCCTTTTGATACCACCGACGATTTCAATAACATGTCGCCGGCCGGTCAACTGATCGGGCAACCGCGGGCCGAGCAGGCATTGGAATTCGGCATGGGGATCCAGCAGGAGGGGTACAATATTTTTGCCCTCGGCGCGCAAGGCACCGGCAAACATACGTTCATTCGCGACGTTCTCCAGCGCCGTGCGGGCCACGAGGCGGTGCCTCCCGACGTCTGTTATGTGAACAACTTCGATCAGCGCCATGTGCCGCGCCTGCTCCTGCTCGATCCCGGACAGGGCAAGGCCCTGGCGGACGACATGAAGAAGCTGGTGGAAGATGTGCGCAACGCCATGCAATCGGCGGTGGAGAACGAGGCGTATCAGAACAGGGCCCAGGCCATCGCCGAAGAATTTAAAGAGAAGCAGATGCGGGCATTCGAGGAGCTTCGCCGCAAAGCCAGGGAGAAAAACCTGGTGGCCCTGCCCACGCCCAGCGGATTGGCGTTCGCTCCTGCCAAGGAGGGAACCGAGGAAGGGCTTTCCCAGGAGGAGTACGAACAGCTTTCCGACCAGGAAAAGAAGCGCATCCAGGAGAGCGCCGAGGAGATGCATAAAGAGGCCCAGCGCATCGCGCAAAATTTTCCCCAGTGGCAGCGAGAAACTAGAGAAAAGCAAAAAACCTTCAACCGGGAGGTGACCGAATACGCCATTCGCCCCCTGATCGACGAGTTGAAGACCAAGTTTGCCAACAACGGGAAGGTCGTGGACTACCTGGGCTCGGTGCATGACGATCTCATCGAAAACGTGCAGGAGCTGTTTCCCGGAAGGCAGCAGCAGGAGGTGCAACAGCAGATCCAGATGGCCTTGCAGGGAATGGATGACGCCGGCATTGGTGCCGGGGGAATCAAAAATCCGGCCGAGCGCCGTTATTATGTGAATGTCTTGGTGGACCACAGCAAAACCGAGGGCGCGCCGGTGGTCTACGAGCAAAATCCCACCTATCTGAACCTCTTCGGGCGCGTGGAGCATCTATCCCAAATGGGCGTCTTGCTCACCGATTTCACCATGATTCGGGCCGGTGCCCTGCACCGCGCCAACGGCGGTTACCTGATCATGGACGCGCTGAAACTGGTACGCGAGCCGTTCGCATGGGATGGATTGAAGCGGACCCTTCAGTCCGGCAACCTCAAGATCGAATCCATCGGCCAGATGTACAGTCTGATCAGCACGGTAATGCTGGAACCCGAGGCCCTGCCGGTCAAGGTCAAGGTGGTGCTCACCGGTATCCCGTTGCTCTACTACCTGCTTCGGCATTACGATCCCGACTTTGGCGACCTGTTCAAGGTGTCGGCCGATTTCGCCCAGCAGATGGATCGCACCGACGAGAACCAACATGCGTTCGTGCGCCTGATGGCCGGCATCGTGCGGCATGAAAAACTGCTGCCTTTCAAGCGGGAGGCCGTGGGGCGGGTGATCGAACGGGGCAGCCGCCTGATCGATGACGCACAAAAGATGTCGATCCACATGGAGAGCATGACCAACCTGCTGCGTGAATCGGACTATTGGGCCAGGCAGGACGGCGCCGCGTCGGTCGAGGCCGGACACGTGCAGAAGGCAGTGGATTCCTGGATCTTTCGATCGGATCGTTTGCGTGAGCGCATGCAGGAGCAGATTCAGCGGGATATCGTGATGATCGATTGCGATGGCGCAGCGGTCGGACAGGTCAACGGTCTGTCGGTGGTTTCCTTGGGGGATTTCGCGTTTGGCCGACCCAGTCGCATCACCGCCCGCATCCGGCTGGGAAAGGGCGAGGTGGTGGACATCGAGCGGGAAGTGGACATGGGTGGACCGATCCATTCCAAGGGGGTCTTGATTCTCTCCGGCTTCATGGGCGGTCGCTACGCCCTCGATCATCCCCTGTCGCTGTCGGCCAGCCTGGTGTTCGAGCAGTCCTACGGTGGCATTGAAGGAGACAGCGCCAGTTCGGCGGAGTTGTACGCGCTGCTGTCCGCCATCGCCGATGTGCCCCTCCGGCAGGCGGTGGCGGTGACCGGTTCGGTGAACCAGTATGGCCGGGTACAGCCCATCGGCGGCGTCAACGAAAAGATCGAAGGCTTTTTCGATATCTGCCGCTCCAGAGGATTGACCGGCGGGCAAGGGGTGCTGATTCCGGCGGCCAATGTCCAGCATCTCATGCTGCGGCAGGATGTGATCGATGCCGTGCAAGCCGGAACATTTCATATTCATGCCGTCCAGACCATCGATCAGGGCATCGAGATCCTGACCGGCATGGCTGCCGGTGTGGCGGACGGGTCCGGCCAATATCCTGAAAACACTGTTAACTGCAAGGTACAGCAGCGCCTGAAGATGTTCGCCGAACGGCAACAGCAGTTTGTCAGGGAATCGCAGGCGCCCAAGGAGGCTTGA
- a CDS encoding HD domain-containing protein: MPVREDKPPVKLTPGMLPGDNDRFNHQVEFLLEIDRLKHTLRQTLLLDRSRQENAVEHSWHIAVSAMLFAEHAADEDIDLCRTIRMLLLHDIVEIDAGDTYCYDDQARGDQHDRERRAADRLFGMLPDPQGEEFRMLWDEFEAADTAEAQYAHAMDRFQAFLHNYATEGQMWRAHGIRKAQVLARMQRVERGAPFIWHYVQRLIDDAVQRGYLLP; the protein is encoded by the coding sequence ATGCCTGTGCGTGAGGATAAACCGCCCGTGAAGTTGACGCCCGGGATGCTTCCCGGCGACAACGACCGGTTCAATCATCAGGTCGAGTTCCTCCTCGAAATCGATCGGTTGAAGCACACCCTGCGCCAGACCCTCCTGCTCGATCGCAGCCGGCAGGAAAACGCCGTGGAGCATTCGTGGCACATCGCGGTTTCGGCCATGCTGTTTGCCGAGCATGCTGCAGACGAGGATATCGATCTATGCCGCACGATTCGCATGCTGCTGCTTCATGATATCGTGGAAATCGATGCCGGGGACACTTACTGCTATGACGATCAGGCCAGGGGTGATCAGCATGATCGTGAGCGCCGCGCCGCCGACCGGCTGTTCGGCATGCTGCCCGACCCGCAGGGCGAGGAATTCCGTATGCTCTGGGATGAGTTCGAGGCGGCGGACACAGCCGAGGCGCAGTATGCGCATGCCATGGATCGTTTCCAGGCTTTTTTGCACAATTACGCCACCGAGGGGCAGATGTGGCGCGCGCACGGCATTCGCAAGGCTCAGGTCCTGGCACGAATGCAGCGTGTGGAGCGGGGGGCGCCCTTCATCTGGCACTATGTTCAGCGCCTCATCGATGATGCCGTCCAAAGGGGATACCTGTTGCCCTGA